A genomic segment from Armatimonadia bacterium encodes:
- a CDS encoding NADH-dependent [FeFe] hydrogenase, group A6 — MSDFIIRINGQDVAASPGMTVLDAAKAAGIHIPTLCYHPDLPAQGACRICLVEIEGERVLQPSCTYPVREGMKIQTHSATVRKARRTVVELLLSDHPSDCTACARNRNCELQALAEELGIREVRVKAEPHGWGIDDSSLSVVRDPDKCVLCRRCLQTCSMIQEVSGLRIFGRGYDSIVGAPFDTPLGEALCVNCGQCINRCPTGALIEKTQIPEVWEAIEDPHLHTVVQTAPAVRVALGEALGLPLGQVVTGKLTTALRQLGFDAVFDTDFTADLTIMEEGYELIHRVTEGGVLPQLTSCSPGWIKFIEYFYPDLLPNLSSCKSPQQMFGAVAKTYYAQEAGIDPANLRVVSVMPCTAKKFEAARPEMCDSGYRDVDYVLTTRELAQMIKEKGIDFANLPESEYDDPLGESTGAAVIFGATGGVMEAALRTAYEVISGEKLGNLDIKAVRGMEGIREATITIGDLEVKAAVAHGLANAAKLLDKIRAGEADYHFVEVMACPGGCIGGGGQPIPTSLEVRKARAGAIYQADQDLAIRRSHENPSVQRIYERFLGKPLSEKSHRLLHTKYTPRARTGRSVPVTRG, encoded by the coding sequence ATGTCAGACTTCATCATAAGGATCAACGGGCAGGATGTCGCAGCCAGCCCGGGCATGACCGTCCTTGATGCTGCGAAGGCCGCGGGGATCCACATCCCGACGCTGTGCTATCACCCCGACCTTCCGGCGCAGGGAGCCTGTCGCATCTGCCTCGTGGAGATTGAGGGCGAGAGGGTCCTACAGCCCTCCTGCACCTACCCGGTGCGCGAGGGCATGAAGATCCAGACGCACTCGGCAACGGTTCGCAAGGCAAGGCGCACGGTGGTCGAGTTGCTGCTGTCGGACCATCCCTCGGACTGCACCGCCTGCGCACGGAACCGGAACTGCGAGCTCCAGGCACTCGCCGAGGAGCTTGGCATCCGGGAAGTCAGGGTCAAGGCCGAGCCTCATGGCTGGGGCATCGACGACTCCAGCCTGTCGGTAGTGCGAGACCCGGACAAGTGCGTGCTGTGTCGACGGTGCCTGCAGACCTGCTCGATGATCCAGGAGGTCAGTGGCCTGCGCATCTTCGGACGGGGCTACGACAGCATCGTCGGCGCACCCTTCGACACCCCCCTGGGCGAGGCGCTGTGCGTGAACTGCGGGCAGTGCATCAACCGCTGCCCGACGGGAGCGCTGATCGAGAAGACGCAGATTCCGGAGGTGTGGGAGGCGATCGAGGACCCGCACCTGCACACGGTGGTGCAGACGGCTCCGGCTGTGCGCGTGGCTCTCGGTGAGGCCCTGGGCCTTCCGTTAGGGCAGGTCGTGACCGGGAAGCTGACCACGGCGCTGCGGCAGCTCGGCTTCGATGCGGTCTTCGACACCGACTTCACCGCCGACCTGACGATCATGGAGGAGGGCTACGAGCTCATCCACCGGGTCACTGAGGGGGGCGTGCTTCCGCAGTTAACCTCCTGCAGCCCGGGCTGGATCAAGTTCATCGAGTACTTCTACCCGGACCTGCTCCCGAACCTGTCGAGCTGCAAGTCGCCGCAGCAGATGTTCGGGGCTGTGGCAAAGACCTACTACGCCCAGGAGGCGGGGATCGACCCGGCAAACCTGCGCGTGGTGTCGGTCATGCCCTGCACGGCCAAGAAGTTCGAGGCCGCACGTCCGGAGATGTGCGACTCGGGCTACCGGGATGTCGACTACGTGCTCACGACCCGCGAGCTGGCGCAGATGATCAAGGAGAAGGGCATCGACTTCGCCAACCTGCCGGAGAGCGAGTATGACGACCCGCTGGGCGAATCGACGGGCGCTGCCGTCATCTTCGGCGCGACCGGAGGCGTGATGGAAGCAGCACTGCGGACGGCCTACGAGGTGATCAGCGGCGAGAAGCTGGGCAACCTCGACATCAAGGCTGTGCGCGGGATGGAGGGGATCCGCGAGGCCACCATCACCATCGGCGACCTGGAGGTGAAGGCGGCCGTCGCTCACGGACTGGCCAACGCCGCGAAGCTGCTGGACAAGATTCGCGCCGGCGAAGCGGACTACCACTTCGTCGAGGTGATGGCCTGCCCCGGCGGCTGCATCGGTGGTGGCGGTCAGCCCATCCCGACCTCGCTGGAGGTGCGCAAGGCCCGAGCGGGAGCCATCTACCAGGCGGACCAGGACCTGGCGATCCGCCGGTCGCACGAGAATCCGTCGGTGCAGCGGATCTACGAGAGGTTCCTGGGCAAGCCGCTAAGCGAGAAGTCGCACCGCCTGCTGCACACCAAGTACACCCCACGGGCGAGGACGGGACGTTCGGTGCCCGTGACGAGGGGATAG
- the nuoF gene encoding NADH-quinone oxidoreductase subunit NuoF, with translation MPTYRSHVLVCAGASCVSSGSQAVADALEQAITDGGLSHEVKVVRTGCMGSCDLGPVAVVYPEGVFYQRLKPEDMALIVQEHLLKGRPVERLMYVPAAGEEPVLTMEKIPFFAYQKKIVLRNCGEIDPGNIEEYIARDGYEALAQAVTEMTPQQVIDTVKASGLRGRGGGGFPTGLKWELTAKATGDQKYVVCNADEGDPGAFMDRSVLEGDPHSVIEAMTIAGYAIGANKGYIYVRAEYPLAIQRLSVALTQAREYGLLGEDIFGSGHSFDIELRMGAGAFVCGEETALMASIEGKRGEPRPRPPFPANQGLWQKPTLLNNVETYANIPPILLKGAEWFASIGTETSKGTKVFALAGHVNNTGLVEVPMGTPLGTIIYEIGGGIRNGRKFKAAQSGGPSGGCIPREFLNTPVDYESLKTLGSIMGSGGLIVMDDTTCMVDLARFFLDFVQDESCGKCPPCRIGTKRMLEILERICAGEGQVGDIELLEDLGQQIKQTSLCGLGQTAPNPVLSTIAYFREEYEEHIRDKHCRAGTCSEIMKAPCEHACPAGVDVPLYVSLIAEGRIDDAYGVIRDSNPFPSVCGRVCTAYCEAQCRRGQLDAPVSVRLLKRAASDHRTSTWQPTLEPQRHHKVAVIGSGPAGLTAAYDLVRKGYEVTVFEKQPVPGGMMALGIPDYRLPQDVLQREIQDILDLGVELRTGTAFGTDVTLESLEADGFDAVFLAVGCHQGVPLDCPGADAEGVMDAVEYLRSIALREPLKVGKRVAVIGGGDTAVDSARSALRMGAEQVHLVYRRTKEEMPAHPAEIEEAALEGVIFHFLAAPQEVRVENGHVAGLVCQQMQLGGFDRSGRRRPEPVEGASVALDVDTIIAAIGQQLNGDCACLETERGKISADPITLATSDPRVFAGGDATVGPMTVVDAIADGHRAARAIHSFLSGEPLPTPRKRAKTKVGADIMAQLEETADEERPPAEVPRIPDTYRRSGFAEVELGYSLPTACREAGRCLHCDYLVIEEEA, from the coding sequence ATGCCTACGTATCGATCGCATGTGCTGGTCTGCGCGGGGGCGAGTTGTGTGTCCTCGGGCTCGCAGGCGGTGGCGGACGCACTGGAGCAGGCCATCACGGACGGCGGGCTTTCCCACGAGGTGAAGGTGGTTCGCACGGGCTGCATGGGCTCGTGTGACCTTGGCCCCGTGGCGGTGGTTTACCCGGAAGGAGTCTTCTACCAGAGGCTCAAGCCGGAGGATATGGCACTCATTGTTCAGGAGCATCTACTGAAGGGGCGGCCGGTGGAGAGGCTGATGTACGTTCCGGCGGCGGGTGAGGAGCCGGTCCTCACCATGGAGAAGATCCCCTTCTTCGCGTACCAGAAGAAGATCGTTCTGCGCAACTGCGGTGAGATCGACCCGGGCAACATCGAGGAGTACATTGCCCGCGACGGCTATGAGGCGCTGGCGCAGGCCGTCACCGAGATGACCCCGCAACAGGTCATCGACACGGTCAAGGCCTCGGGCCTGCGCGGACGTGGCGGCGGCGGCTTCCCCACCGGCCTGAAGTGGGAGCTGACGGCCAAGGCCACGGGCGATCAGAAGTATGTAGTGTGCAACGCGGATGAAGGCGACCCCGGCGCCTTCATGGACCGGAGCGTCCTCGAAGGCGACCCCCACAGCGTCATCGAGGCTATGACGATCGCCGGCTACGCCATCGGCGCGAACAAGGGCTACATCTACGTACGCGCCGAGTACCCGCTGGCCATCCAGAGGCTGTCCGTGGCACTCACCCAGGCTCGCGAGTACGGGCTGCTGGGCGAGGATATCTTCGGCTCGGGACATAGTTTCGACATCGAGCTGCGGATGGGCGCCGGGGCCTTCGTGTGCGGTGAGGAGACCGCGCTGATGGCCTCGATCGAAGGCAAGCGCGGTGAGCCACGGCCACGACCGCCCTTCCCCGCGAACCAGGGGCTATGGCAGAAGCCGACGCTACTGAACAATGTGGAGACCTACGCGAACATCCCGCCGATCCTGCTGAAGGGCGCGGAGTGGTTCGCTTCGATCGGCACGGAGACCAGCAAGGGTACCAAGGTGTTCGCGCTGGCCGGTCACGTGAACAACACCGGTCTGGTAGAGGTGCCGATGGGGACACCCCTGGGCACCATCATCTACGAGATCGGCGGTGGAATCCGCAATGGCCGGAAGTTCAAGGCGGCCCAGAGCGGCGGTCCCTCCGGCGGCTGCATCCCCAGGGAGTTCCTCAATACCCCGGTGGACTATGAAAGCCTCAAAACGCTGGGCTCGATCATGGGCTCCGGCGGGCTCATCGTCATGGACGACACGACCTGCATGGTCGACCTGGCCCGGTTCTTCCTGGACTTCGTGCAGGACGAGTCCTGCGGCAAGTGCCCGCCCTGCCGAATCGGCACCAAGCGGATGCTGGAGATCCTCGAGCGCATCTGCGCCGGCGAGGGTCAGGTGGGCGACATCGAGCTCCTGGAGGACCTTGGCCAGCAGATCAAGCAGACGTCGCTGTGCGGCCTCGGACAGACGGCTCCGAACCCGGTGCTGAGCACCATCGCCTACTTCCGGGAGGAGTACGAGGAGCACATCCGGGACAAGCACTGCCGTGCGGGCACCTGCAGCGAGATCATGAAGGCGCCCTGCGAGCATGCTTGCCCGGCCGGAGTTGACGTGCCTCTGTATGTGAGCCTGATCGCCGAGGGTCGGATCGACGACGCCTACGGCGTGATCCGCGACTCGAACCCCTTCCCGTCAGTGTGCGGCCGGGTCTGCACGGCCTACTGCGAGGCCCAGTGTCGCCGCGGGCAACTCGATGCCCCGGTCTCCGTACGTCTGCTCAAGCGAGCGGCGTCCGATCACCGGACCAGCACCTGGCAACCGACGCTTGAACCGCAGCGGCATCACAAGGTAGCGGTCATCGGCTCGGGCCCGGCGGGACTGACGGCTGCCTACGACCTGGTCCGCAAGGGCTACGAGGTGACGGTGTTCGAGAAGCAGCCGGTGCCGGGCGGCATGATGGCCCTCGGGATTCCGGACTACCGGCTTCCGCAGGATGTACTGCAGCGGGAGATTCAGGACATCCTCGACCTCGGGGTGGAACTGCGGACCGGTACGGCCTTCGGGACCGACGTGACGCTGGAGAGCCTGGAGGCCGATGGCTTCGACGCGGTCTTCCTGGCCGTCGGGTGCCACCAGGGGGTTCCGCTGGACTGCCCGGGTGCTGACGCCGAGGGCGTCATGGATGCTGTGGAGTACCTGCGCAGCATCGCCCTGCGCGAGCCGCTGAAGGTCGGAAAGCGTGTGGCTGTGATCGGCGGCGGCGACACCGCAGTCGACTCTGCCCGGTCCGCTCTGCGGATGGGCGCAGAGCAAGTGCACCTGGTGTACCGCCGGACGAAGGAAGAGATGCCGGCCCATCCCGCTGAGATCGAGGAGGCAGCCCTCGAGGGAGTGATCTTCCACTTCCTCGCCGCGCCGCAAGAAGTGAGGGTGGAGAACGGTCACGTGGCAGGTCTGGTCTGCCAGCAGATGCAGTTGGGCGGCTTCGACCGTAGCGGAAGGCGTCGTCCGGAGCCCGTTGAGGGTGCCTCGGTCGCGCTCGACGTCGACACCATCATCGCCGCGATCGGCCAGCAGCTCAACGGAGACTGCGCCTGCCTGGAGACAGAGCGGGGCAAGATCAGTGCCGACCCGATCACCCTCGCAACGAGCGACCCCAGGGTGTTCGCGGGTGGCGACGCGACCGTGGGACCGATGACCGTGGTCGATGCCATTGCCGACGGCCACCGGGCTGCGCGGGCGATCCACAGCTTCCTCTCGGGCGAGCCGCTCCCGACGCCCAGGAAGCGGGCCAAGACAAAGGTCGGGGCGGACATCATGGCACAGCTCGAGGAGACGGCGGACGAGGAACGGCCACCGGCCGAGGTGCCCCGGATCCCGGATACCTACCGTCGCAGCGGCTTCGCCGAGGTCGAGCTGGGCTACTCGCTTCCGACGGCGTGCCGCGAGGCAGGACGGTGCCTGCACTGCGACTACCTGGTGATCGAGGAGGAAGCGTGA
- a CDS encoding NAD(P)H-dependent oxidoreductase subunit E, giving the protein MADTCLCEQSFPKIDAIVEQKGAVPDSLIEILHAVQEEIGYLPQGVQEYIAEKLDIPAGTVEGVVSFYSFFTTVPRGRHTIKVCQGTACYVRGGKRVLETVTKHCGCGVGETSEDMRFSLQVVRCVGACGLSPVMVVGDDIYERVRPTKVAELLDKYE; this is encoded by the coding sequence ATGGCGGACACCTGCCTGTGTGAACAGAGCTTCCCCAAGATCGACGCCATCGTCGAGCAGAAGGGCGCGGTACCCGACTCACTCATCGAGATTCTGCACGCGGTCCAGGAGGAGATCGGGTATCTGCCGCAGGGCGTCCAGGAGTACATCGCCGAGAAGTTGGACATCCCGGCCGGGACGGTTGAGGGCGTCGTGAGCTTCTACAGCTTCTTCACGACCGTTCCGCGCGGGCGTCACACCATCAAGGTCTGCCAGGGGACCGCCTGCTACGTTCGCGGCGGCAAGCGGGTGCTGGAGACGGTGACCAAGCACTGCGGCTGCGGCGTAGGAGAGACAAGCGAGGACATGCGGTTCAGTCTCCAGGTCGTGCGCTGTGTGGGAGCCTGCGGGCTGTCACCGGTGATGGTGGTCGGTGACGACATCTATGAACGAGTGAGGCCGACCAAGGTTGCAGAGCTGCTTGACAAGTACGAGTGA
- a CDS encoding [Fe-Fe] hydrogenase large subunit C-terminal domain-containing protein, translated as MAEQSAPATGVVTTIAAKCRRCYNCVRSCPAKAIRVQGGQAQVMPERCIGCGNCIRVCAQGAKQVQSALQTVLGMLAQGSPTVAILAPSYPAAYEGVSAGQVVGAARAVGFSRVMEVGFGAEMVARAYADLLRRPPNHAVIATPCPALVTYIQKHMPELSPNLAPLVSPMIALGRAIKQEYLPGAQVVFVGPCIAKKAELAEPTVAGAVDAALTFLELEELLTLRGVDLAQAVPSMADEPLPHFGALFPVSGGLLRTAAVQADLMDDAIAVVEGPDRCLAALRELREGQFPARFVDALLCEGCVAGPAYGGNTSPLARKALVTAHVRELQAKARAVPRALKSVSRIDLTRTFEMPSAPSHVPNETEIRDILASTNKHGPADELNCGACGYATCRDKAIAVHEGLAETEMCLPYLIDQLQVNLERLSRSKEEIERAREAAIRAEQLASMGRLASDIAHELSNPLGKIAAFAQLLRDNMATEDPRREDLTTIVAEALHSREVLASLEGFARQREPHFQQVNLRQLVERAVEEAGPALALHEAELSIQVDPDLPEIAADADLMAQVLVHLVTNSLEALDGVGKVEILARASADRQRIELVVHDDGPGIDPHLLPRLCEPFVTTKSDRPGAGLGLAVAHGVVQAHGGTLGIASKLGVGTSVTLRLPSDALPTAPVEAVKVLVVDDDPDFLEQHRIMLTGMGFEVVTAERSDEAIEVSNREIPDAFVLDLMMERTDSGARLARALRRDPRFRRAPIVMLTSVVRDVGFDFYRNPREVLEWMKADAWFDKPAPVAELAATIQRLLTGERPQGTTSQKPADSSAAPGDRAS; from the coding sequence TTGGCTGAACAGAGCGCACCGGCAACCGGTGTCGTCACCACGATCGCCGCCAAGTGTCGGCGCTGCTACAACTGCGTGCGCAGTTGCCCGGCCAAGGCAATCCGTGTGCAGGGCGGTCAGGCACAGGTCATGCCGGAGCGATGCATCGGCTGCGGGAACTGCATCCGCGTCTGCGCCCAGGGCGCGAAGCAGGTGCAGTCGGCGCTCCAGACTGTGCTGGGCATGCTGGCGCAGGGCTCGCCGACGGTTGCCATCCTCGCACCTTCCTATCCTGCGGCCTACGAGGGAGTCAGTGCCGGGCAGGTGGTCGGCGCAGCTCGTGCGGTCGGCTTCTCGCGGGTGATGGAGGTCGGCTTCGGTGCAGAGATGGTGGCGAGGGCCTATGCGGACCTGCTACGTCGGCCGCCGAATCATGCGGTGATCGCTACCCCTTGCCCCGCCCTGGTTACCTACATCCAGAAGCACATGCCCGAGCTGTCGCCGAACCTGGCTCCCCTTGTCTCGCCCATGATCGCCCTGGGCCGCGCCATCAAGCAGGAGTACCTGCCGGGGGCGCAGGTGGTGTTCGTCGGCCCCTGCATCGCGAAGAAGGCAGAGCTGGCAGAGCCGACCGTCGCGGGCGCTGTGGATGCGGCACTTACCTTCCTGGAACTCGAGGAGCTGCTGACCCTGCGCGGGGTGGACCTGGCGCAGGCAGTGCCCTCGATGGCCGACGAACCTCTGCCCCACTTCGGAGCGCTGTTCCCGGTGTCAGGCGGGCTCCTGCGTACGGCGGCGGTTCAGGCGGACCTGATGGACGATGCGATCGCCGTGGTCGAGGGGCCGGACCGGTGTCTTGCAGCGCTGCGGGAACTACGGGAGGGGCAGTTCCCGGCACGCTTCGTGGATGCCCTGCTGTGTGAGGGGTGCGTGGCCGGTCCTGCCTATGGCGGCAACACCTCGCCGCTGGCGCGGAAGGCCTTGGTCACGGCTCACGTACGGGAGCTCCAGGCAAAGGCACGGGCAGTGCCTCGGGCCCTCAAGAGCGTGTCGCGGATTGACCTGACACGCACCTTCGAGATGCCGTCAGCGCCGAGCCATGTGCCCAACGAGACGGAGATCCGGGACATCCTGGCCAGCACCAACAAACATGGCCCCGCCGACGAGCTCAACTGCGGCGCCTGTGGGTATGCGACTTGTCGGGATAAGGCCATTGCCGTGCATGAGGGCCTCGCCGAGACCGAGATGTGCCTCCCGTACCTGATCGACCAGTTGCAGGTGAACCTGGAGCGCCTCAGCCGCAGCAAGGAGGAGATCGAGCGCGCCCGGGAAGCCGCCATTCGAGCGGAGCAGTTGGCGTCGATGGGGCGACTGGCATCGGACATCGCCCACGAGCTGAGTAACCCGCTGGGCAAGATCGCTGCCTTCGCGCAGCTCCTGCGCGACAACATGGCGACGGAGGACCCTCGCCGGGAGGACCTGACGACCATCGTTGCCGAGGCCCTGCACTCTCGCGAGGTGCTGGCGAGTCTTGAAGGCTTTGCGCGGCAGCGTGAGCCGCACTTCCAGCAGGTGAACCTGCGCCAGTTGGTGGAGCGAGCCGTCGAGGAGGCCGGTCCGGCCCTGGCGCTGCACGAGGCGGAGCTATCGATCCAGGTTGACCCGGACCTTCCCGAGATTGCCGCCGACGCGGACCTGATGGCACAGGTGCTCGTGCACCTGGTCACCAACAGCCTCGAAGCTCTCGATGGAGTCGGGAAGGTGGAGATCCTCGCACGAGCTTCCGCCGACCGGCAGAGGATTGAGCTGGTGGTGCACGACGATGGCCCGGGGATTGACCCGCACCTGCTGCCAAGGCTGTGTGAGCCTTTCGTCACCACGAAGTCGGACCGGCCTGGTGCAGGGCTGGGACTGGCGGTTGCTCATGGAGTCGTGCAGGCGCACGGTGGGACGCTGGGGATTGCCAGCAAGTTAGGCGTCGGCACCTCTGTGACGCTGCGACTGCCCTCGGATGCGCTACCCACGGCGCCGGTGGAGGCAGTGAAGGTGCTGGTGGTCGATGACGACCCGGACTTCCTCGAGCAGCACCGGATCATGCTCACGGGGATGGGCTTCGAGGTTGTGACGGCGGAGCGAAGTGACGAGGCGATTGAGGTCAGCAACCGGGAGATACCCGATGCTTTCGTGCTGGACCTGATGATGGAGCGGACCGACTCGGGCGCACGGCTTGCGAGAGCCCTGCGTCGTGACCCGCGGTTCCGACGAGCGCCGATTGTGATGCTGACCTCGGTTGTGCGGGATGTGGGTTTCGACTTCTACCGGAACCCGCGCGAGGTGCTGGAGTGGATGAAGGCGGACGCCTGGTTCGACAAGCCTGCGCCGGTGGCCGAGCTTGCGGCAACGATCCAGCGGCTCCTCACCGGCGAGCGGCCTCAGGGGACGACCTCGCAGAAACCGGCGGACAGCAGCGCTGCCCCAGGGGATCGGGCAAGCTGA
- the hydG gene encoding [FeFe] hydrogenase H-cluster radical SAM maturase HydG, with amino-acid sequence MSSADSGSGTWSRERIEQTAHRIFDPAATEGMLEKGATAEAQEVRDLLHQARSMGGLSPAQAAVVIQVTDPALREEIKATARLLHEKAYSRRINLLAPVCPTNRCVDDCLYCPLRRANSRLKRSAHGTRDLQREVVALLDEGHKHVMLVFGNDRSGLPYVRDMVWSTYGARSGMRQIQRVDLNLDPVPGDDLRQMKDAAPLGTYHVFQETYHPASYATLHPSGPKSDYTWRLTCHDRARESGLDDVGLGVLLGAHDFSFDVVAMLQHFCHLEEAYGFGPVSVTYPRMIPTPTAPASLEPERQVSDEDFQHVVAVTRLALPYTQIALCTPATREVRLELYRLGISTVSVGSQSYPGVYTGDGEPESAGTLRVSRPRPLEELVYRMCDAGMVPSFCVACYVKRRRQSVRTEGSPVERLQERCQPNALLCLKEYLMDYASPATQTVGERVIQQELARLPEKARSMTLDLMEEAEAGLRGQTL; translated from the coding sequence ATGTCCAGCGCGGACAGCGGAAGCGGCACCTGGAGTCGCGAACGGATTGAGCAGACGGCCCACCGCATCTTTGACCCGGCGGCGACGGAGGGGATGCTGGAGAAAGGGGCCACTGCGGAGGCTCAGGAGGTACGCGACCTGCTTCACCAGGCTCGCAGCATGGGCGGGCTATCACCGGCCCAGGCGGCGGTCGTAATCCAGGTAACCGACCCGGCCCTGCGCGAGGAGATCAAGGCGACTGCTCGCCTGCTCCATGAGAAGGCCTACTCACGGCGGATCAACCTGCTGGCCCCCGTGTGCCCTACGAACCGGTGTGTCGATGACTGCCTCTACTGCCCCCTGCGAAGAGCCAACTCACGCCTGAAGCGCAGCGCCCACGGGACGAGGGACCTGCAGCGGGAGGTCGTGGCGCTTCTGGACGAGGGTCACAAGCACGTGATGCTCGTGTTCGGCAATGACCGAAGCGGCCTGCCCTATGTGCGAGACATGGTGTGGTCCACCTACGGGGCACGCTCGGGTATGCGGCAGATACAGCGCGTCGACCTGAACCTGGACCCGGTGCCGGGGGATGACCTGCGGCAGATGAAGGACGCCGCTCCGCTGGGCACCTACCACGTCTTCCAGGAGACCTATCATCCCGCGTCCTACGCCACGCTGCACCCCAGTGGGCCAAAATCTGACTACACCTGGCGTCTCACCTGCCATGACCGGGCACGAGAGAGTGGACTCGATGATGTGGGCCTGGGCGTTCTGCTCGGGGCCCACGACTTCTCCTTTGACGTGGTGGCGATGCTGCAGCACTTCTGCCACCTGGAGGAGGCGTACGGGTTCGGCCCAGTGTCTGTCACGTACCCGCGGATGATCCCCACTCCGACGGCTCCGGCTTCGCTTGAGCCCGAACGGCAGGTGAGCGACGAGGACTTCCAGCACGTGGTGGCGGTGACTCGTCTGGCTCTCCCCTACACGCAGATTGCCCTGTGCACGCCGGCCACGCGAGAGGTGCGTCTGGAGCTGTACCGCCTCGGCATCTCGACGGTGAGTGTGGGCTCGCAGAGCTACCCGGGCGTGTACACCGGGGATGGTGAGCCGGAATCTGCCGGGACTTTGCGAGTGAGTCGCCCGCGGCCTCTGGAGGAACTGGTCTACCGCATGTGCGACGCCGGGATGGTACCGAGCTTCTGCGTGGCCTGCTACGTCAAGCGGCGGAGGCAGAGCGTGAGGACAGAGGGCAGCCCGGTAGAGCGCCTTCAGGAGCGCTGTCAGCCCAATGCCCTCCTGTGCCTCAAAGAGTACCTGATGGACTACGCTTCACCAGCGACTCAGACCGTCGGCGAGCGGGTGATCCAGCAAGAGCTCGCCAGGCTGCCGGAGAAGGCCCGCTCCATGACGCTCGACCTGATGGAGGAGGCCGAGGCAGGGCTACGTGGTCAGACGCTGTAG
- a CDS encoding (2Fe-2S) ferredoxin domain-containing protein, with the protein MKTREELQALRERAKAALAVRDNEGQARVVIAMGTCGIAAGAREVMTALLDELAQRGLTNVTVSQTGCKGLCDKEPVVEVHSPGCPVVTYGHVTGPIIRRIVADQIVNGQVVREYAIMTGSEAG; encoded by the coding sequence GTGAAGACGCGCGAGGAACTCCAGGCTTTACGTGAGCGTGCGAAGGCTGCGCTCGCGGTTCGGGACAACGAGGGGCAGGCACGAGTTGTCATCGCCATGGGCACCTGCGGGATCGCCGCGGGAGCCCGGGAGGTGATGACTGCCCTGCTGGACGAGTTGGCGCAACGCGGACTTACCAACGTGACGGTGTCGCAGACCGGCTGCAAGGGACTGTGTGACAAGGAGCCGGTGGTGGAGGTCCATAGCCCAGGCTGCCCGGTGGTGACCTACGGGCATGTCACGGGGCCCATCATCCGGCGGATCGTGGCCGACCAGATCGTCAACGGACAGGTCGTCAGGGAGTACGCGATCATGACGGGATCGGAGGCCGGTTAG